The following coding sequences are from one Silene latifolia isolate original U9 population unplaced genomic scaffold, ASM4854445v1 scaffold_190, whole genome shotgun sequence window:
- the LOC141638164 gene encoding uncharacterized protein LOC141638164, with amino-acid sequence MWQLQWRRTLFQSELSLVDQLNLLIEDFKPLRDKDDCHIWLFDNTGCYTAKTFVDAFYKLKYNGLDRKHWFSKIWKGLAPPRYEILLWAILWKRVNTKDRILKWKAMTWEEMRCTFCGDKLETPSHLFLHCKFSWQLWTGICDAWDTTWICPLEVDDAFLVWYDSLFVGFERRLWEAFFIAIVTLIWELRNVAIFENKTPNWPCILDKVFLRVGLWCKSWKENLPYTLEDWLNNWKAMRSWKEKRIAQRTTFRLGV; translated from the coding sequence ATGTGGCAACTTCAGTGGAGGAGAACGTTGTTTCAATCGGAGCTATCACTGGTCGACCAATTAAACTTGCTGATCGAGGATTTCAAACCCTTAAGAGACAAAGATGATTGCCACATTTGGTTGTTTGATAATACAGGATGCTACACAGCTAAAACTTTTGTTGATGCCTTCTATAAACTGAAGTACAATGGCCTAGATCGGAAGCATTGGTTCAGCAAAATTTGGAAAGGATTAGCACCACCAAGGTATGAAATACTTCTTTGGGCAATATTGTGGAAAAGGGTAAATACCAAGGATAGAATATTGAAGTGGAAGGCGATGACTTGGGAGGAGATGCGATGTACTTTCTGTGGTGACAAGTTGGAGACTCCCAGCCACTTATTTTTGCATTGCAAATTTTCCTGGCAGCTGTGGACAGGTATTTGTGATGCGTGGGATACGACATGGATATGCCCCTTGGAAGTTGACGATGCATTTCTGGTATGGTATGACTCTCTTTTTGTTGGGTTTGAAAGACGCCTTTGGGAAGCATTCTTCATTGCTATAGTTACTCTTATTTGGGAATTGCGAAATGTGGCTATTTTCGAGAACAAGACACCTAACTGGCCATGTATATTAGATAAAGTGTTTCTAAGAGTTGGGTTGTGGTGCAAATCATGGAAGGAAAATCTACCCTACACCCTAGAAGATTGGTTAAATAATTGGAAAGCAATGAGATCATGGAAAGAGAAAAGGATAGCACAAAGAACGACCTTTCGTCTTGGTGTTTGA
- the LOC141638172 gene encoding uncharacterized protein LOC141638172 — translation MSVSRIILGSVVIRSSAQSNRPMSWMGKQNDDKSIVGKEVKEKKSRASMVVVERAKGNNNAPKVALRTQVIPAVRVDENVLWANILDLVATLHKFTHSFQFNHTIVQMHFEKAIVDCRFFTLLAVAGSLLGSILCFVEGCFMILKSCLYYVHASSHRLDSSGVVQLVIEAIDMFLVGTAMLIFGMGLYVMFVRTQNVDTNAQLAHLNSTASSQLQMVPSWLKMHSLTQAKTRVGHAIMMILQVGILDKFKTIPLVTPLDLACFAAALLVSSISIFLLSKLSTRN, via the exons ATGTCAGTAAGCAGAATCATATTAGGGTCGGTCGTAATTCGTAGTTCCGCTCAGTCAAATAGGCCAATGTCATGGATGGGAAAACAGAATGATGATAAGAGCATTGTGGGTAAAGAGGTGAAAGAAAAGAAGTCAAGGGCATCAATGGTTGTGGTGGAGAGAGCAAAAGGGAATAATAATGCTCCAAAAGTAGCCCTACGAACTCAAGTTATACCAGCTGTAAGAGTTGATGAGAATGTTTTATGGGCTAATATACTTGACCTTGTAGCCACGTTGCACAAGTTTACACATTCCTTCCAGTTCAACCACACCATAGTCCAAATGCATTTCGAGAAG GCGATTGTTGATTGTCGATTCTTCACACTACTAGCCGTTGCAGGCTCATTGCTTGGCTCAATTTTGTGCTTTGTCGAG GGGTGCTTCATGATACTGAAGTCGTGCTTATATTACGTCCATGCATCTTCCCATCGACTGGATTCAAGTGGCGTAGTACAACTTGTGATTGAAGCCATAG ATATGTTCTTAGTAGGAACTGCAATGCTTATATTTGGGATGGGATTATATGTCATGTTTGTAAGAACCCAAAACGTAGACACTAATGCGCAACTAGCTCATCTTAACTCTACTGCCTCCTCTCAACTCCAG ATGGTACCATCGTGGCTTAAGATGCATTCGTTAACACAAGCAAAGACAAGAGTTGGGCACGCAATAATGATGATTCTTCAAGTTGGAATTTtggacaaatttaaaacaataccTTTAGTTACTCCTCTTGATTTGGCATGTTTTGCTGCAGCTCTTCTTGTTTCTTCAATTTCTATCTTTCTTCTCTCAAAGCTTTCCACTCGTAATTAA